The Streptomyces sp. HUAS CB01 genome has a segment encoding these proteins:
- a CDS encoding phosphorylase family protein, whose translation MAASPGTPPDDAPVPPLLIACALGIERLALRAGGRGGAPGPVTVLRTGMGPKNAERGLARALGDGVEGGGDRTGTVPAAGVIASGFCAGLAPGMHPGDVVVADETRGPWGVTPCTATDVLTEALARAVPGRTVHTGPLTASDHVVRGEERTELAATGAIAVDMESAATLRSALRAGVRPVAAVRVVVDAPEHELVRIGTVRGGISAFRVLCAVMPAFFEWHRSLLLPRR comes from the coding sequence ATGGCAGCCTCCCCGGGCACGCCGCCCGACGACGCCCCGGTCCCGCCGCTGCTGATCGCCTGCGCGCTCGGCATCGAACGGCTCGCCCTGCGCGCGGGCGGCCGGGGCGGCGCGCCGGGCCCGGTGACCGTACTCCGAACGGGTATGGGGCCGAAGAACGCGGAGCGTGGCCTCGCGCGGGCGCTGGGTGACGGCGTGGAGGGCGGGGGAGACCGTACCGGGACGGTGCCGGCGGCCGGGGTCATCGCCTCCGGTTTCTGTGCGGGGCTGGCTCCCGGGATGCACCCCGGTGACGTCGTGGTGGCCGACGAGACCCGCGGGCCCTGGGGCGTCACCCCCTGCACCGCCACGGATGTGCTGACGGAGGCCCTGGCCAGGGCGGTGCCCGGGCGGACCGTGCACACCGGCCCGCTGACCGCCTCCGACCACGTGGTGCGCGGAGAGGAGCGGACGGAGCTGGCGGCGACGGGGGCGATCGCGGTGGACATGGAGTCGGCCGCGACGCTCCGCAGTGCCCTGCGAGCCGGAGTGCGCCCGGTTGCGGCCGTCCGGGTGGTCGTGGACGCTCCAGAGCATGAGCTGGTCCGAATCGGCACGGTGCGCGGTGGAATATCAGCTTTCCGTGTCTTGTGTGCCGTAATGCCTGCTTTCTTCGAATGGCACCGTTCTTTGCTGCTCCCCAGGAGGTGA